GATCTCTTTTATGTCGTTTTCGGAGTCCAGCATCATGGCGTAGTGAAGGCCCAACAGAATGGTGTCCGAAAGCATTGCAATGTCGGACTTCACGTTCCGCAGCACATTTTCCTTGAAAAACAGAACGTTGAATCCAATCCACAGAGCAACGCACAAGAGCAGCACAAGGCCGCCCGAAAGCAGCATCTTGAGAATGAGACTATGACGGATCACACTGAAGGGCATGGCTTCCCTCCGGGGACTGGCAATAGAGGACCAAACGAACGACACCGCGACAAACTCCGCGGAGCCGTATGGCGATGCAGGTGATCAGGAGGAGGAAGAGCTCTGCTCCAGATTCTGGGCCGGGCATAATCGCGCGTCCTTGATAAGGTCGGCCAGGGTGTAGGAGTCCAGCATTTTGTACATTGCCTGGTGGGCGTCGTCCCAGATGGAACGGCGCAGACATACGGCGGCGCGATTGCATTGTTCGATGTCGCCGCAGCAATCCAGCACGCGGTCTTCCTCGCCTTCCAGAATCCGCGCCACGGCGCCTATGGTGATTTCATCGGGCCGCCTGGTGAGGATATTGCCGCCGTTGGGACCGCGCTTGCCCTTGAGGTAGCCGGCCTCGTTCAGAGTCTTGATCATTTTCTCAAGATACTTCAGCGAAATGCCCTCGCGCTGGGCTGTATCCTTGCTCGGCACGGGTCCGTGTTCCGAGTGCAGGGCAATATCCAGCAACAAACGCGTACCATATCTGCTTCGGGTGGTGAGCTTCATTTATTTTGCGCCTTCGTGCATTGGTTGTGCACGGCATGCGGACTCGCATACCCAGTTCCGGGTATTGTGTATTCCGGATGGAACATCAATGCAAGGATGCGGCATGATTGGCTTATGTGAAACCAATTCGGTATGAAATCTATTCTTGTCCACATTCCTCCTGCAGGTGATGCGCCTGCCTGACGTGATCCGGAAGCTGTCTGGGCATAGTGATGACGAATTTGGAGCCTTTGTCGAGCTCGGATTCCACGCTGATGGCCCCACCGTGTTGTTCGATGGTCTGATTGGAGATGAACAGGCCCAACCCCGTGCCCTTCTTGCCTTTGGACGAAAAGAAGAGTGTGAATATCTTGTCCCGGGTTTCGCGGTCCATGCCCATGCCATTGTCTTCTATGGTGATTTCGATTTCATCACCGTTGCCGGCAGCCCGGAAGCTGATGACCGGTGGGCCGTTGCGACGGGACTCGCATGCATCCACGGCGTTTTCCAGGAAATTTACCAGCGCCGCGGAAAAAGCGCTGCTGTCAACCTCCATTGCGCCGAGGCCGGACGGGATGTCGCATTCGTAGGCGATGCCGGCTGATTCAGCCTTGTCCTTGATGAGCGCGGCCACGCCGTTCAGGAACTCGGCGGCGTCGACTTCCTCGGAGTCCAGGGCGCGGGACTTGGCGTAGTACAGGATGTCCAGGATCATCTTCTTTATCCTGTTGATCATGTGCTTGAGCGTATCCATGGCCTGTTCGATGCGATCCTGGTCTTTCCTGCGCAGACCGGACTCCAGCCGGTACACGCCGCCGTCCAAGGCGGTGAGCATGCCCTTGACGCCATGGGACATGGAGCCGAGCATGATGCCCAGGGAGGTGAGGTGGTCCTGCAGCCGCCTGATTTCCGTGATGTCCGTTGACATCTCCATGACCTGGGTAATCTCGCCGAAAGCGTTGCGTATGGGCGCGGACCAGACAAGGATGTTCTTCTGCTCGCCCTTGGCCGTG
This DNA window, taken from Oceanidesulfovibrio indonesiensis, encodes the following:
- a CDS encoding RrF2 family transcriptional regulator — its product is MKLTTRSRYGTRLLLDIALHSEHGPVPSKDTAQREGISLKYLEKMIKTLNEAGYLKGKRGPNGGNILTRRPDEITIGAVARILEGEEDRVLDCCGDIEQCNRAAVCLRRSIWDDAHQAMYKMLDSYTLADLIKDARLCPAQNLEQSSSSS